Proteins from a genomic interval of Acetobacterium woodii DSM 1030:
- a CDS encoding molybdopterin molybdotransferase MoeA: MFQRIELAEAVKIIIENVKQIDEKETVGIMDSLKRISAQDVVATIDNPPFDRSPLDGYALIAENTVGASRENPVVCEVIGKIFAGDASDLTLKPGQAVRIMTGAMMPKGANCVIRQEDTDYGDAVVKIYTALKPYQNYCYRGEDYKKGTKLISAGEKLNFVHLALLASMGTPIVNVFSQPKVALLVTGEELYPPGLSLDQGKIYNSNLFFIAARLKELSINPVYLQQCGDDVDIVTEKMKQALAVADLVITTGGVSVGEKDIFHDVLPKLAVDRKFWKVNLKPGTPAMFSTLENKAILNLSGNPFAALTTFELLARPALGKMARDQSILTKETTGVLESGFSRKSEVKRFVRGIYEDGRVKLPAGGHASGMLASLKDCNCLIEIEAGKNSVKAGETVKVILL; this comes from the coding sequence ATGTTTCAGAGAATCGAATTAGCAGAAGCAGTAAAGATTATTATTGAAAACGTTAAACAAATAGATGAAAAAGAAACAGTGGGGATTATGGATTCGCTTAAGCGTATTTCGGCCCAGGATGTTGTTGCAACGATTGACAATCCTCCTTTTGATCGGTCCCCATTAGATGGCTATGCCCTGATTGCGGAAAATACCGTCGGCGCCAGTCGGGAAAATCCTGTGGTGTGCGAGGTTATTGGTAAGATTTTTGCCGGGGACGCCAGCGATTTAACCTTAAAACCGGGTCAAGCGGTGCGGATTATGACCGGTGCGATGATGCCAAAGGGTGCCAATTGTGTGATCAGGCAGGAAGACACTGATTATGGTGACGCGGTTGTAAAAATATATACCGCTTTAAAACCGTATCAAAACTATTGTTACCGTGGTGAAGATTATAAAAAAGGGACAAAACTGATATCGGCTGGGGAGAAACTAAACTTTGTTCATTTAGCGTTGCTGGCAAGTATGGGAACTCCCATTGTTAATGTTTTCAGTCAACCCAAAGTGGCGTTGCTTGTCACCGGTGAGGAACTTTATCCGCCGGGTTTGTCGTTAGATCAGGGAAAAATTTACAATAGTAATTTATTTTTTATCGCGGCCCGTTTAAAAGAGCTTTCAATCAATCCGGTTTATCTCCAGCAATGTGGCGATGATGTGGACATCGTGACCGAAAAAATGAAGCAAGCGTTAGCTGTTGCTGACTTGGTGATCACAACTGGCGGGGTTTCGGTCGGGGAAAAGGATATTTTTCATGATGTGTTGCCCAAGCTGGCGGTTGACCGAAAATTTTGGAAGGTTAATTTGAAACCGGGAACTCCGGCAATGTTTTCGACATTGGAAAATAAAGCAATTCTTAATTTATCAGGGAACCCTTTTGCGGCATTGACGACTTTTGAGCTTTTAGCAAGACCTGCCCTTGGCAAAATGGCCCGAGATCAGAGCATTTTGACCAAAGAAACGACGGGCGTTCTGGAAAGTGGTTTTTCCCGGAAAAGCGAAGTCAAACGTTTTGTTCGGGGCATCTACGAAGATGGCCGGGTTAAACTGCCGGCGGGTGGCCATGCGTCAGGGATGTTGGCATCGCTGAAGGATTGCAATTGCCTGATCGAAATTGAAGCTGGAAAAAATAGTGTCAAAGCAGGTGAAACCGTGAAGGTTATTTTATTGTAG
- the selD gene encoding selenide, water dikinase SelD, with product MSREKGRPLTQMVRNGGCAAKLGPGVLTDVLAGLTPKTDEKLLIGMEHSDDAAAYAINENQILLQTLDFFTPVVDDPYIFGQIAATNSLSDIYAMGGKPLTALNIVCFPICEDPQILGEILRGGMDKITEAGALLVGGHTIDDMEPKYGLSVSGLVEPGKLRGNCHAKPGDVLILTKPIGLGIINSAVRAGIASETSSQLAIETMRTLNKTACEIMGNYEVHGCTDITGFGLGGHTMEMAKASQVSIHLNYRELPIIEEAEKFAEMGIVPSGTYHNRNHCQGDYASDLSVMEEDIVFDPQTSGGLLISIAAERGAALLQELSDNLGIYVKMIGRVKTKDAYFLYLEK from the coding sequence ATGAGTAGAGAAAAAGGTCGACCGTTAACGCAAATGGTAAGAAATGGTGGTTGTGCAGCAAAACTTGGCCCCGGGGTTCTGACCGATGTGCTGGCGGGTTTAACTCCAAAAACCGATGAAAAACTGTTGATTGGAATGGAACATTCGGATGATGCCGCTGCCTATGCAATAAATGAAAATCAAATATTGCTGCAAACCTTGGATTTTTTTACGCCGGTAGTTGATGATCCCTATATTTTTGGGCAAATTGCCGCGACCAATTCATTAAGTGATATTTATGCGATGGGTGGAAAACCATTAACGGCATTAAATATTGTTTGTTTCCCCATTTGTGAAGATCCCCAGATTCTAGGGGAAATTTTGCGCGGCGGGATGGATAAAATTACAGAAGCGGGAGCGTTGTTGGTTGGTGGACACACCATCGATGATATGGAACCCAAATATGGGCTTTCGGTATCGGGATTAGTTGAACCGGGAAAACTCCGGGGCAATTGTCATGCAAAACCAGGCGATGTTTTGATTTTAACCAAACCGATTGGCTTGGGGATTATTAATTCAGCGGTGCGGGCCGGGATTGCATCGGAAACATCAAGTCAACTGGCCATTGAGACCATGCGAACCTTAAATAAAACAGCGTGTGAAATTATGGGGAATTATGAGGTTCATGGTTGTACCGATATCACCGGTTTTGGTTTAGGTGGGCATACCATGGAAATGGCGAAGGCAAGCCAGGTTTCGATTCATTTAAATTATCGGGAGCTTCCAATTATTGAAGAAGCTGAAAAGTTTGCAGAGATGGGAATCGTTCCGTCGGGAACCTACCATAATCGAAATCACTGTCAGGGCGATTATGCTTCCGACTTATCAGTTATGGAAGAGGACATTGTTTTTGATCCGCAAACATCAGGGGGATTATTAATCTCGATCGCCGCCGAACGGGGAGCTGCGTTATTGCAGGAATTATCAGATAACCTTGGCATTTATGTAAAAATGATTGGCCGCGTAAAAACGAAAGACGCGTATTTTCTATATCTGGAAAAATAA
- a CDS encoding DEAD/DEAH box helicase gives MNQQDERYFEALTKYRASGADLLEQPYMRGVKTSVVEKYSDQAHFIYELLQNADDAGATSVRFELHKDELIFAHNGTRRFSISNPDTEEADSDNGKLGDINAITSIANSNKTMASIGKFGVGFKAVFQYTQTPSVYDPDFQFRIERFIVPVKIDNDYASRKSGETLFVFPFDHNDRSQEEAYEDISHKLNTLVYPILFLTNLNEICYESLEQSGKYTRSVCEKIIFENTEACLFDMSQICENDERKVIGDKLWLFSRTDEQGLRYSVGYELNKEGKLTASHHAAFCFFPTKENTGLNFMIQAPFLLTDSREGIKAGEKHNQDMIALLSILAADSISYLKEIGQRRGLMLIDDTIFKIIPYDESKFNSVNDKNRISFLPFYSAIKNTLNYEELLPSFDGFASAANAYWATVPQIAEVFSNEQLAVISENPNAKWVFASIGRDETSRTNKKLAEYIDSITNYWYDHERMIKSIKISFIEMQSINWLHKFYKYIFETSGRIKLIKSKPIFLNQENKAVAAFDKDDQAILFLPTEEGSGYQTLKKELLENSETAGFVKNLGISEPSLKDEIYNKILPIYQSNKGLLDTRLHFKKFFRYYKECPAVEQERFIELIKKCNFILYRVAENDTLYRGKGENLYFPNEDLKKWFSYKPDTRFIAWDEYQSLITDSSNEKYLLKFLMELGVSDEPRIVPYSMGSDDAHLLNTDWHHSTRARKWTNQYIDGCKEIIETLTLLSDIELSVIIWNQLLKYVKNGYDGDVFWGRYDYFYRSSQHEFFCSEEATRLLNEPWLFNNKSELVSAKNVTVKMLSPVYDLSSSEAIKLLGLLEIKEDSDSAEDNYLTDEQRAKIKFADDLADIPFDELNRFVADYRSQKQPTPLSHKDDNGKEQPEAEEIMKNSAVSRVAKEISKRAISGRKESETDTPSENESLINSDEDDYTKPSIDFSKKIEQAKQRGADEIESIARLEALTQQALTARKYSYGWFKAILELEAINSGENNANSREISITFSKVEHEEGSERTLILKHPSRYIPYSMEDLSDIPLVLHFFNQPSIKVAVEVVNVKSYTLRAKLKTNAQIEGVDLSLVEEAKIEAQNPVFLLEELRKQFNLLGFDDDYNLQENLCENIEFVFGPPGTGKTTYLASKVIYPIMQEIDDLKVLVLTPTNKAADVLVRRLMNEMGADHSYNDWLIRFGTTNDKVIEQSNVLRDKSFDIRKTPRNVTVTTIARFPYDYFLPDNNTRLHLNALEWDYIIIDEASMIPLINIVFPLYKKTPKKFIIAGDPFQIEPITTATIWKNENIYTMVKLDSFSEPITIPYQYPVKLLTTQYRSIPEIGEIFSHLAYDGVLKHHRTTDSQRQLLIDDFFEMKSLNIIKFPVSKYESIYHPKRLQNKSNYQVYSALFIYEFIKYLSSAIKLACQNELFQIGVIAPYRAQADLVDKLMSSFILPNNIDVQVGTIHGFQGDECDIIIALFNPPPKITSSREMFLNKLNIINVAISRSRDYLFIIMPDDETANVENLTLIKKVEELCKSQTSWNEQHSQAIEALIFGSENYIEDNSFSTSHQLVNVYGKPERRYEVRSEDAAVDVQIHNIN, from the coding sequence GTGAATCAACAGGACGAACGATACTTTGAGGCGTTGACAAAGTATCGAGCTAGTGGGGCCGATTTACTTGAACAACCATATATGCGTGGGGTAAAAACCAGTGTAGTGGAAAAATATTCCGATCAAGCACATTTTATTTATGAACTGCTTCAAAATGCTGATGATGCAGGGGCTACATCCGTAAGATTTGAGTTGCACAAAGACGAGTTGATTTTCGCTCACAACGGAACGAGAAGATTTTCTATTTCTAATCCAGATACAGAAGAAGCGGATAGTGATAATGGCAAGCTAGGAGATATCAATGCGATTACCTCAATTGCAAACTCAAACAAAACAATGGCTTCAATTGGAAAATTCGGGGTTGGGTTTAAGGCTGTTTTTCAATATACTCAAACCCCCAGTGTCTATGATCCGGATTTTCAATTTCGGATTGAGCGATTCATTGTTCCGGTGAAAATCGATAATGATTATGCCAGTAGAAAATCTGGAGAAACATTATTCGTATTTCCTTTTGACCATAATGATAGAAGTCAGGAAGAGGCTTATGAAGATATTTCGCACAAATTGAATACATTAGTGTATCCGATTTTATTCTTGACTAATCTTAATGAAATTTGCTATGAAAGTTTAGAACAATCAGGGAAATATACCCGATCAGTTTGTGAAAAAATAATCTTTGAAAATACCGAGGCATGTCTTTTTGATATGTCACAAATTTGTGAGAATGATGAGAGAAAAGTCATTGGAGACAAATTGTGGCTTTTTTCGCGAACAGATGAACAGGGTCTTAGATATTCGGTAGGATACGAATTAAATAAAGAGGGGAAGTTGACCGCTTCTCACCATGCAGCATTTTGTTTTTTTCCAACCAAAGAAAATACTGGTCTTAACTTTATGATACAGGCACCCTTTTTACTCACGGATAGTCGTGAAGGGATTAAAGCCGGGGAAAAACACAATCAAGATATGATTGCTTTGCTTTCGATATTAGCAGCTGATAGTATCAGCTATTTGAAAGAAATTGGACAGCGACGCGGTTTGATGCTGATTGATGACACAATCTTTAAGATCATTCCATATGATGAAAGTAAATTTAATAGTGTTAATGATAAAAATAGAATTTCGTTTCTGCCATTTTACAGTGCTATTAAAAACACCCTCAACTATGAAGAATTACTGCCAAGTTTTGATGGTTTTGCTTCAGCAGCAAATGCCTACTGGGCCACTGTTCCTCAGATAGCCGAGGTGTTTTCCAATGAGCAGTTAGCGGTTATATCTGAAAATCCGAATGCTAAATGGGTGTTCGCTTCTATTGGCAGAGATGAAACATCACGTACGAATAAAAAGCTTGCAGAGTATATTGATTCGATTACAAATTATTGGTATGATCATGAAAGAATGATAAAATCAATTAAAATAAGTTTTATTGAAATGCAATCCATTAACTGGTTACATAAATTTTATAAATATATTTTTGAAACAAGCGGACGGATTAAATTAATTAAATCAAAACCGATTTTTTTAAACCAAGAAAACAAAGCGGTCGCGGCATTTGACAAAGATGATCAAGCTATTTTATTTTTACCGACTGAAGAGGGAAGTGGCTACCAAACGCTTAAGAAAGAACTGCTGGAAAATTCGGAAACAGCTGGATTTGTTAAAAACCTTGGGATTTCAGAACCTTCGCTTAAAGATGAAATATATAATAAGATTCTACCTATATATCAGAGCAATAAAGGTCTGCTAGACACCAGATTACATTTCAAGAAATTCTTTAGGTATTACAAAGAATGTCCAGCAGTGGAACAGGAAAGATTTATTGAGCTTATAAAAAAATGCAACTTCATTTTGTATCGTGTGGCAGAAAATGATACGCTTTATCGTGGTAAGGGTGAGAATTTATATTTTCCCAATGAGGATTTGAAAAAATGGTTTAGTTATAAACCTGACACACGCTTTATAGCTTGGGATGAATATCAGTCACTGATAACGGATTCAAGTAATGAAAAATATCTTTTGAAATTTTTAATGGAGCTAGGAGTTAGTGATGAACCTAGGATTGTTCCATATTCGATGGGTAGCGATGACGCGCATCTATTAAATACAGATTGGCATCATTCAACGAGGGCTCGGAAATGGACCAATCAATATATTGACGGTTGTAAAGAAATAATAGAAACGCTAACTTTACTTAGTGATATTGAATTATCTGTTATCATATGGAATCAACTGCTTAAATATGTTAAAAATGGTTATGATGGCGATGTTTTTTGGGGCCGATATGACTATTTTTATCGTAGTAGTCAGCATGAATTCTTTTGTTCGGAAGAAGCTACTCGACTACTCAATGAACCTTGGTTATTTAACAATAAAAGCGAGCTGGTTTCAGCTAAAAACGTGACAGTGAAAATGCTTTCTCCTGTTTATGATTTATCCAGTTCTGAAGCGATTAAACTTTTGGGTTTATTAGAAATAAAAGAAGATAGTGACAGTGCGGAAGATAATTATTTAACAGATGAGCAACGCGCTAAAATTAAATTTGCAGATGATTTGGCTGATATCCCTTTTGATGAGTTAAATCGTTTTGTTGCGGATTATCGGTCGCAAAAGCAACCGACGCCTCTTTCACATAAAGACGATAATGGGAAAGAACAACCGGAAGCTGAAGAGATTATGAAAAATTCTGCGGTTTCTCGGGTAGCAAAAGAGATTTCGAAACGAGCAATTTCAGGACGAAAAGAAAGCGAAACGGACACGCCTTCTGAGAATGAATCTTTGATTAATTCCGATGAAGATGATTACACAAAACCTTCAATCGACTTTAGTAAAAAAATTGAGCAGGCAAAACAACGAGGTGCCGATGAAATTGAGAGTATCGCACGCCTTGAAGCGTTAACACAGCAGGCCTTGACGGCTCGGAAATATTCCTACGGGTGGTTCAAAGCGATACTTGAACTAGAAGCAATAAATTCAGGAGAGAACAATGCTAATAGTAGAGAAATCTCGATTACTTTCTCTAAAGTCGAACATGAGGAAGGATCAGAAAGAACGCTTATTCTGAAGCATCCGAGTCGTTACATACCATACTCAATGGAAGATCTTTCAGATATTCCGCTAGTATTACATTTTTTTAATCAGCCCTCGATTAAAGTTGCCGTTGAAGTTGTCAATGTAAAATCATATACGTTACGGGCAAAATTAAAGACCAATGCTCAAATCGAAGGGGTAGATTTATCGCTTGTTGAAGAAGCTAAAATAGAAGCCCAAAATCCGGTTTTTCTTTTAGAGGAACTTCGAAAACAGTTTAATTTGCTTGGGTTCGATGATGACTACAATTTGCAGGAAAACCTCTGTGAAAATATTGAATTCGTTTTTGGTCCCCCGGGAACAGGGAAAACAACGTATCTGGCGAGTAAAGTGATTTACCCCATCATGCAGGAAATTGATGATTTGAAAGTTCTCGTTTTAACCCCAACGAATAAAGCCGCGGATGTTCTCGTCCGTCGACTTATGAACGAAATGGGCGCAGATCACAGCTACAATGATTGGCTCATTCGTTTTGGAACAACCAATGATAAGGTTATTGAGCAAAGCAATGTTTTACGCGATAAGTCGTTTGATATCCGAAAAACACCAAGAAATGTAACGGTGACGACGATTGCGCGCTTTCCATATGATTATTTTTTACCGGATAATAATACCCGACTTCACTTAAATGCACTGGAATGGGACTATATTATCATTGATGAAGCGTCGATGATACCGCTAATTAATATTGTTTTTCCGTTATATAAGAAGACGCCTAAAAAGTTCATTATTGCCGGTGATCCTTTTCAAATCGAACCTATTACGACGGCAACTATCTGGAAGAATGAAAATATCTATACGATGGTGAAACTCGATTCATTTTCTGAACCGATAACGATTCCTTATCAATATCCGGTTAAGCTTTTGACAACTCAATACCGGAGTATTCCAGAAATTGGTGAAATATTTAGCCATCTTGCCTACGATGGGGTGTTAAAACACCATCGTACCACAGATAGTCAGCGACAGTTATTAATTGACGACTTTTTTGAGATGAAATCGTTGAATATCATTAAATTTCCGGTCAGCAAATACGAAAGTATCTATCATCCGAAGCGATTACAAAACAAAAGTAACTATCAAGTCTATTCAGCGCTGTTTATTTACGAATTTATAAAATATCTTTCTTCGGCGATTAAATTGGCATGTCAAAATGAGTTGTTCCAAATAGGTGTAATTGCGCCTTATCGTGCCCAGGCTGATTTGGTCGATAAATTGATGTCTTCTTTTATATTGCCAAATAATATTGATGTTCAGGTGGGCACGATCCACGGATTTCAAGGCGATGAATGCGATATTATTATTGCTTTGTTTAATCCACCCCCTAAAATTACGTCTTCGCGGGAGATGTTTCTTAATAAGCTAAATATTATTAATGTTGCGATTAGCCGTTCACGGGATTATCTGTTTATTATTATGCCTGATGATGAAACTGCCAATGTGGAAAATCTCACGTTAATTAAAAAAGTTGAAGAATTATGTAAAAGTCAGACCAGTTGGAATGAACAGCATTCACAGGCGATTGAAGCACTGATTTTTGGGAGTGAAAATTATATTGAGGACAATTCTTTTTCAACGAGTCATCAATTGGTAAATGTGTATGGTAAACCAGAACGGCGATACGAGGTTAGAAGTGAAGATGCCGCTGTTGATGTGCAAATACATAATATTAATTAA
- the selA gene encoding L-seryl-tRNA(Sec) selenium transferase, with product MVGKINSLRAIPKIDDLLKDDKMIAATTAHGNAVVVDCARACVNKLRDQLLSRTQIEPFDEEQLLAEIETQIRQETQLHLRPVINGTGIILHTNLGRAVLSEAAAQAAYEVATNYSTLEYDWITGERGSRYSHVDFLLEKLCGCEAAMVVNNNAAAVLLVLSTMAKNKEVVISRGELVEIGGSFRVPEVMAQSGAILVEVGSTNKTKKADYVKAIVSDKTGALLKVHTSNYKIMGFTEAVSLAELAEIGKNNNIPVIYDLGSGGFFKLAESLLGDEPNVFESMKSGADIICFSGDKLLGGPQAGIIIGNKKYIEAMKKNPLTRALRVDKMTLAALEATLRLYLDTEKAQKEIPLLSQLSITKEMLFEKAQKFVALLKQFSSLTTEIVEENGQVGGGAMPNQMIPSVCVILKVNGLSANALDQKFNQAEIPIIGRIRKDQYLLDMRTIKSREFEMISKTIEKLLV from the coding sequence ATGGTGGGGAAAATAAATAGTTTAAGAGCTATTCCCAAAATTGATGATTTGTTAAAAGATGATAAAATGATAGCGGCCACTACCGCGCATGGGAATGCGGTAGTGGTCGATTGTGCAAGAGCTTGTGTTAACAAGCTACGCGACCAGTTGTTATCAAGGACACAAATTGAACCGTTTGATGAGGAACAATTACTGGCCGAAATTGAAACTCAAATTCGGCAGGAAACACAATTACACCTGCGGCCGGTGATTAACGGAACCGGTATTATTTTGCATACCAACTTAGGACGGGCAGTGTTAAGTGAAGCGGCGGCGCAAGCGGCTTATGAAGTGGCGACAAATTATAGCACGCTGGAATACGATTGGATCACTGGAGAACGAGGCAGCCGTTATAGTCATGTCGATTTTCTATTGGAAAAACTTTGCGGCTGTGAAGCGGCCATGGTCGTTAACAACAATGCGGCGGCAGTTCTGCTGGTATTGAGTACAATGGCGAAAAATAAAGAAGTCGTTATATCGCGGGGCGAGCTGGTCGAGATCGGCGGTTCTTTTCGGGTGCCGGAAGTGATGGCACAAAGCGGAGCCATTTTGGTCGAAGTTGGGAGCACCAATAAAACCAAAAAAGCGGATTATGTCAAGGCGATTGTATCTGATAAGACGGGGGCATTATTAAAAGTTCATACCAGCAATTATAAAATCATGGGTTTTACGGAAGCGGTTTCACTTGCGGAGCTGGCCGAAATTGGGAAAAATAATAACATCCCGGTTATTTATGATTTAGGGAGCGGTGGCTTTTTTAAATTGGCAGAATCTCTGCTGGGGGACGAACCTAACGTTTTTGAAAGTATGAAATCCGGGGCTGATATCATCTGTTTTAGTGGCGATAAACTTTTGGGAGGCCCTCAGGCGGGAATCATAATTGGAAATAAAAAATATATCGAAGCCATGAAAAAAAATCCTCTGACTCGGGCTTTACGCGTGGATAAGATGACGCTGGCAGCGTTGGAAGCAACATTGCGACTGTATCTGGATACGGAAAAAGCCCAAAAAGAAATCCCGCTTCTTTCACAGCTTTCAATCACCAAAGAAATGTTGTTCGAAAAAGCTCAAAAATTTGTCGCTCTGCTTAAGCAATTTTCTTCGCTGACGACCGAAATCGTTGAGGAAAATGGACAGGTTGGTGGTGGAGCGATGCCCAATCAAATGATTCCGAGTGTTTGTGTAATCTTAAAAGTTAACGGACTTTCAGCGAATGCACTGGATCAAAAATTTAATCAGGCCGAAATTCCAATTATTGGAAGGATTAGAAAAGATCAATATTTACTGGATATGCGAACCATAAAAAGCAGAGAGTTTGAAATGATTAGCAAAACCATTGAAAAATTACTGGTATGA
- a CDS encoding MOSC domain-containing protein has product MACRGKITGICTSVDTGTSKRNVHQANVIKNYGVEGDAHAGFHTDKQVSLLSYEKIQAFIGNEATVKEGAFGENLVVQGLDWSLFPIGTQFRSGDVILEITHRGTDCDSCEMCLPRTECLIKKDGLFCKVIMGGIITEGDYLHVEN; this is encoded by the coding sequence ATGGCGTGTAGAGGAAAAATAACCGGGATTTGCACAAGTGTCGATACGGGGACATCAAAACGAAACGTGCATCAGGCCAATGTGATTAAAAATTATGGGGTCGAAGGTGATGCGCATGCGGGTTTTCATACCGATAAGCAAGTCAGTTTATTGTCGTATGAAAAAATCCAGGCGTTTATCGGAAATGAAGCGACGGTTAAAGAAGGGGCTTTTGGCGAAAATCTGGTGGTTCAGGGACTTGATTGGTCGCTTTTCCCAATCGGGACGCAATTTCGTTCTGGGGATGTAATCCTTGAGATCACACATCGAGGGACGGATTGTGACAGTTGTGAGATGTGTCTGCCAAGGACGGAGTGTTTGATAAAAAAAGACGGACTTTTTTGCAAAGTGATCATGGGTGGCATTATTACTGAAGGAGATTACCTTCATGTCGAAAACTAG
- the selB gene encoding selenocysteine-specific translation elongation factor — MNIILGTAGHIDHGKTSLVKALTGIDTDRLKEEKKRGITIELGFAHLDLPCGNRIGIVDVPGHEKFINNMLAGAGGIDLAMMVIAADEGIMPQTIEHFGILTLLEIKQGIIVITKKDLVDDDWIEMIEGEILEQFQESFLENAPIIAVSAHTGEGLDELKNVLLQIVAKVQDKKLNTPPRLPIDRVFSVDGFGTVVTGTLIEGRIKLGENISLFPSLETAKVRSLQVHGSAVTVAVAGQRVAVNLSGLKKSQVARGDTIAPLDSMENTMMIDVKLKSLKSARRVIKNASRVHFYHGTKEILAKVILLDRDELEPGQAAYAQLRFEETLALKTGDHFVVRFYSPLETVGGGLVLDANPVKHRRNQAAVIESMEIKENGTKKEKVLLAIREQSENLRNSDYIRDHIGKEAISNELNKLVEEKKIVQLRDSLYVSKEYLTVLKNRLLKILRAFHKTYPLKEGMNREELRGKLVRKAAANDVDSMFSYFIDKKVIRWEGEFICLPEFKVVYKEADTELLNEVENLYRSNGFAPPSLDDLAKHYGKNKQYTGAIAMLKKSGTIVSLDLKYFIHREYYQKALAMLNQYFQENTEIALGDYRDMLGVSRKYAVALLEEFDKKKITKKVGDTRRPFK, encoded by the coding sequence ATGAATATCATTTTAGGTACAGCCGGACATATCGATCATGGAAAAACGAGTTTGGTCAAGGCCTTAACCGGAATTGACACCGATCGCCTAAAAGAGGAAAAAAAACGGGGAATTACAATCGAACTGGGTTTTGCCCATTTGGATCTGCCGTGTGGTAACCGGATTGGCATTGTCGATGTTCCCGGTCATGAAAAATTCATCAATAATATGTTGGCTGGTGCCGGTGGAATTGATTTGGCGATGATGGTTATTGCTGCCGATGAAGGGATCATGCCTCAGACGATCGAGCATTTTGGAATCCTGACACTGCTGGAGATTAAACAAGGGATTATTGTTATTACCAAAAAAGACCTGGTTGATGATGACTGGATTGAAATGATTGAAGGGGAAATTTTGGAGCAGTTTCAGGAAAGCTTTTTGGAGAATGCGCCAATTATTGCAGTATCGGCGCATACCGGGGAGGGACTGGATGAACTTAAAAATGTCCTGTTACAGATTGTCGCAAAGGTGCAGGACAAAAAACTAAATACACCGCCCAGATTGCCTATTGACCGAGTTTTTTCAGTTGATGGTTTTGGCACCGTAGTAACCGGGACATTGATCGAGGGGCGAATTAAGTTAGGGGAGAACATTAGCCTTTTTCCCAGTCTGGAAACCGCCAAGGTTCGGAGTCTTCAGGTTCATGGCAGTGCGGTAACGGTGGCGGTTGCCGGACAGCGGGTAGCGGTTAACTTATCAGGCCTCAAAAAGAGCCAGGTGGCGCGTGGAGATACCATTGCGCCGCTCGATAGCATGGAAAACACGATGATGATTGATGTCAAACTTAAAAGCTTAAAAAGTGCCAGACGAGTGATTAAAAATGCCAGCAGAGTTCACTTTTATCATGGCACAAAAGAAATTCTGGCAAAGGTGATTTTGCTGGATCGCGATGAGCTTGAACCGGGGCAAGCAGCTTATGCGCAACTGCGGTTTGAAGAGACGTTGGCATTAAAAACAGGCGATCATTTTGTGGTGCGCTTTTATTCGCCCTTGGAAACGGTTGGTGGCGGACTCGTTCTCGATGCAAATCCAGTCAAGCATCGGCGTAATCAGGCAGCCGTGATCGAGAGTATGGAGATTAAAGAAAACGGAACAAAAAAAGAAAAGGTGCTATTGGCAATTCGGGAACAAAGTGAAAATCTGCGAAATAGTGATTATATTAGAGACCATATCGGAAAAGAAGCAATTAGCAATGAACTCAATAAACTGGTTGAAGAAAAGAAAATTGTGCAACTAAGAGATTCCCTTTATGTTTCAAAAGAATACTTGACCGTTTTAAAAAACCGATTACTAAAGATCTTAAGAGCGTTTCATAAAACCTATCCCCTTAAAGAAGGGATGAACCGCGAAGAATTGAGAGGAAAATTGGTCCGGAAGGCTGCGGCTAATGACGTTGATAGCATGTTCAGTTATTTTATTGACAAAAAAGTAATCCGTTGGGAAGGTGAATTTATTTGTTTACCGGAGTTTAAGGTTGTTTATAAAGAAGCCGATACCGAATTATTAAATGAAGTTGAAAATTTATATCGAAGTAATGGTTTTGCACCGCCATCGCTGGACGATTTGGCTAAACATTACGGCAAAAATAAGCAATACACGGGTGCAATTGCCATGTTAAAAAAATCAGGAACGATTGTATCCTTGGATTTAAAATATTTTATTCACCGGGAGTATTATCAAAAGGCCTTGGCGATGTTAAACCAGTATTTTCAAGAAAACACTGAAATTGCCTTGGGTGATTACCGCGATATGCTTGGTGTTTCACGGAAATATGCGGTCGCTTTGTTGGAAGAATTCGATAAAAAAAAGATCACAAAAAAAGTTGGAGATACACGAAGACCGTTTAAATAA